In one Corynebacterium bovis DSM 20582 = CIP 54.80 genomic region, the following are encoded:
- a CDS encoding RNA polymerase sigma factor has translation MTSPPLDTRTRRDRRWFTSVYEEHYGQVLAYLTRRSDRATAQDMAAEVFLRAWTTRESLRGAPLPWLYGISRNVVLEFYRGRERDRDAREAVAGRERRRGTSPDEASAVDLHIDVAQAMGTLSEADREILTLHTWEDLDPADIATVLGVTRGSARVRLHRARRRLARALGADGTGG, from the coding sequence GTGACATCCCCTCCCCTCGACACCCGGACACGGCGGGACCGCCGGTGGTTCACCTCCGTCTACGAGGAGCACTACGGGCAGGTCCTGGCGTACCTCACGCGACGGTCGGACCGGGCCACGGCCCAGGACATGGCGGCCGAGGTCTTCCTCCGCGCGTGGACCACCCGGGAGTCCCTCCGGGGCGCACCGCTGCCCTGGCTGTACGGCATCTCCCGCAACGTCGTCCTGGAGTTCTACCGGGGCCGGGAGCGGGACCGGGACGCCCGGGAGGCCGTCGCGGGACGGGAACGGCGGCGGGGGACCTCGCCGGACGAGGCGTCGGCCGTCGACCTGCACATCGACGTCGCCCAGGCGATGGGGACCCTGTCGGAGGCCGACCGGGAGATCCTCACCCTCCACACGTGGGAGGACCTGGACCCGGCGGACATCGCGACGGTGCTCGGGGTGACGCGGGGCAGCGCGCGGGTGCGGTTGCACCGGGCGCGCCGCCGGCTCGCCCGGGCCCTCGGCGCCGACGGGACGGGCGGGTAG
- a CDS encoding GDSL-type esterase/lipase family protein, producing the protein MKHRRTTRWTSIADALTAGRRTVVTSVAAALTVGAATVAAVTGVTPAAQADDHGGIVMLGDSYFANTTLPQVVGALTGLGEQGCVKGEYRPATEVGRITGAPVQDFSCNGTRLYGEGNVIDAHIDEAVRAGALNPGTAFVPVMIGANDGLASNGAIDPGAAAQGFDRVAQRVRAAAPNARLLFVSYPSITNDRGNTCPLRLNGLPPTELPVGSIGATENLLWELARDGAARNGAEFLDLRAQTRGHDMCQPGGQAWVAGVVDTQTPQYNLMVHLSGDGVRNAAEQIAARY; encoded by the coding sequence ATGAAGCACAGGCGGACCACGCGGTGGACCTCCATCGCCGACGCGCTCACGGCGGGCCGACGGACGGTGGTGACCTCGGTCGCCGCCGCACTCACGGTGGGGGCGGCGACCGTCGCCGCCGTGACGGGTGTGACGCCCGCCGCGCAGGCCGACGACCACGGGGGGATCGTCATGCTCGGGGACTCCTACTTCGCGAACACGACGCTGCCCCAGGTCGTCGGCGCGCTCACCGGGCTGGGGGAGCAGGGCTGCGTGAAGGGGGAGTACCGGCCGGCGACGGAGGTCGGGCGGATCACCGGCGCCCCGGTGCAGGACTTCTCGTGCAACGGCACGCGGCTGTACGGGGAGGGCAACGTCATCGACGCCCACATCGACGAGGCGGTGCGCGCCGGGGCGTTGAACCCGGGGACGGCGTTCGTGCCCGTCATGATCGGGGCGAACGACGGCCTGGCCTCCAACGGCGCGATCGACCCGGGCGCGGCGGCGCAGGGCTTCGACCGGGTGGCGCAGCGGGTCCGGGCGGCGGCGCCGAACGCGCGGCTGCTCTTCGTGTCCTACCCGTCGATCACCAACGACCGGGGCAACACGTGCCCGCTGCGGCTCAACGGCCTGCCGCCGACGGAACTGCCGGTCGGGTCGATCGGTGCGACGGAGAACCTCCTGTGGGAGCTCGCCCGCGACGGGGCGGCCCGGAACGGTGCGGAGTTCCTCGACCTGCGGGCCCAGACCCGCGGGCACGACATGTGCCAGCCGGGGGGTCAGGCGTGGGTCGCGGGGGTCGTCGACACCCAGACCCCGCAGTACAACCTCATGGTGCACCTGTCGGGGGACGGGGTGCGCAACGCCGCGGAGCAGATCGCCGCGCGCTACTGA
- a CDS encoding acyl-CoA carboxylase subunit beta, which translates to MTGTPENPQFGGDHPGPLTTAEKLADLHRRLAAAEDPGSERAKAKRDAAGISTPRQRIDQLVDPGSFREIGALGRTPGDPDAPYGDGVVAGYATIDGRTVAVYSHDKSVYGGSVGATFGKKVVEVVNMAGKVGCPVIGINDSGGARIQDAVTSLAWYAEIARRQLPLSGLTPQISVLLGNCAGGAVYAPATTDFIIAVEEQTTMFVTGPAVIESVTGEKVSMQDLGGARVQAQNGNIQHVASSEEDAFRYVRDLLDHLPSTAFEDTPEFYAPDDAPQPRDGELAAIVPDDPNAGYDIMDVLTRIFDDENILELQEEYGQNIITAFARVDGHSVGVVANQPMMLAGCLDAEAADKAARFIRICDAYGIPIIYVVDTPGYLPGVEQEKLGLIHRGAKLGFVLAESTVPKISLVVRKGFGGGWAVMGSKSLGADLSFAWPTAQIAVMGAEAAVVMMKGRELAAMPPEKRPAAKKMFMDFYNANMTSPYVAAERGYIDAMIQPQDTRVTLRRALRQLRSKDVPEVRKKHTILPM; encoded by the coding sequence GTGACCGGAACACCGGAGAACCCCCAGTTCGGCGGAGACCACCCGGGTCCCCTCACCACGGCGGAGAAGCTCGCCGACCTGCACCGGCGGCTCGCCGCGGCGGAGGACCCGGGCAGCGAGCGGGCGAAGGCGAAGCGTGACGCGGCCGGCATCTCGACCCCGCGCCAGCGCATCGACCAGCTCGTCGACCCCGGGTCGTTCCGGGAGATCGGCGCCCTCGGCCGCACCCCGGGCGACCCGGACGCCCCCTACGGCGACGGTGTCGTCGCCGGCTACGCGACCATCGACGGCCGCACCGTCGCGGTGTACTCGCACGACAAGTCCGTGTACGGCGGCTCGGTCGGCGCGACGTTCGGCAAGAAGGTCGTCGAGGTCGTGAACATGGCGGGGAAGGTCGGCTGCCCGGTCATCGGCATCAACGACTCGGGTGGCGCGCGCATCCAGGACGCGGTGACGTCCCTGGCCTGGTACGCGGAGATCGCCCGTCGCCAGCTGCCGCTGTCCGGCCTCACCCCGCAGATCTCCGTGCTCCTCGGCAACTGCGCGGGCGGCGCGGTGTACGCCCCCGCGACGACGGACTTCATCATCGCCGTCGAGGAGCAGACGACGATGTTCGTCACCGGCCCCGCCGTCATCGAGTCCGTCACGGGCGAGAAGGTGAGCATGCAGGACCTCGGCGGCGCCCGGGTCCAGGCCCAGAACGGCAACATCCAGCACGTCGCGTCGAGCGAGGAGGACGCCTTCCGCTACGTCCGTGACCTGCTGGACCACCTGCCGTCGACCGCCTTCGAGGACACTCCGGAGTTCTACGCCCCGGACGACGCCCCCCAGCCCCGCGACGGGGAGCTCGCCGCGATCGTCCCGGACGACCCCAACGCCGGGTACGACATCATGGACGTCCTCACCCGCATCTTCGACGACGAGAACATCCTCGAGCTCCAGGAGGAGTACGGCCAGAACATCATCACCGCGTTCGCGCGGGTCGACGGGCACAGCGTGGGCGTCGTGGCGAACCAGCCGATGATGCTCGCCGGGTGCCTCGACGCCGAGGCCGCGGACAAGGCCGCGCGGTTCATCCGCATCTGCGACGCCTACGGCATCCCGATCATCTACGTCGTCGACACCCCCGGCTACCTGCCCGGGGTGGAGCAGGAGAAGCTCGGCCTCATCCACCGCGGCGCGAAGCTGGGGTTCGTCCTCGCGGAGTCGACGGTGCCGAAGATCAGCCTCGTCGTGCGGAAGGGTTTCGGCGGCGGCTGGGCCGTCATGGGGTCGAAGTCGCTCGGGGCGGACCTGTCCTTCGCGTGGCCGACGGCGCAGATCGCCGTCATGGGCGCGGAGGCGGCCGTCGTCATGATGAAGGGCCGCGAACTGGCGGCGATGCCCCCGGAGAAGCGGCCCGCCGCGAAGAAGATGTTCATGGACTTCTACAACGCGAACATGACGAGCCCGTACGTCGCGGCGGAGCGCGGCTACATCGACGCGATGATCCAGCCGCAGGACACCCGGGTGACCCTCCGCCGGGCGCTGCGGCAGCTCCGGTCGAAGGACGTGCCGGAGGTGCGGAAGAAGCACACGATCCTGCCGATGTGA